The Nocardioides salarius genome includes a region encoding these proteins:
- a CDS encoding universal stress protein, which produces MDETSPPPVVVAVGSDGAGRAALDFAVDEAVRAGCGVHLLHVAPAFVHGPDSILVTSPEVQERGRRVLDEAFRVARRVVPPTTALTADLGVGPVVESLRETTRGARMVVVQHRDLSRVHRLVSRSVTNSLGAHLRVPVVAVPSTWSPGHAPGQEPRVTVGVDVPVRSERVLRAAVAEAAGRGASLHALHAWRLTGMYDGGVTSRAQVQELAERAADEIRQALGAAGVDAMQVRATVGTRRGSPAEVLVEASGSSDLLVLGRHDPLVPLGSHLGPVARGVLHEARCPVLLVDPHDSTHRRGRLGT; this is translated from the coding sequence GTGGACGAGACGAGCCCGCCGCCCGTCGTCGTGGCGGTCGGCAGCGACGGTGCCGGTCGCGCGGCCCTCGACTTCGCCGTGGACGAGGCGGTGCGGGCGGGCTGCGGCGTACACCTGCTGCACGTCGCGCCGGCCTTCGTGCACGGCCCCGACAGCATCCTGGTCACCTCGCCCGAGGTGCAGGAGCGCGGCCGCCGCGTGCTCGACGAGGCGTTCCGGGTGGCCAGGCGGGTGGTCCCGCCCACGACCGCGCTGACCGCCGACCTGGGCGTCGGGCCGGTTGTGGAGTCGTTGCGCGAGACCACCCGGGGGGCCCGGATGGTCGTCGTGCAGCACCGCGACCTGTCCCGGGTGCACCGGCTGGTCTCACGATCGGTGACCAACAGCCTCGGCGCCCACCTGCGGGTGCCGGTCGTGGCGGTCCCGTCGACGTGGAGCCCGGGGCACGCTCCCGGCCAGGAGCCGCGGGTCACCGTCGGCGTCGACGTGCCGGTGCGTTCCGAACGGGTGCTGCGCGCCGCCGTCGCCGAGGCGGCCGGGCGCGGCGCGAGCCTGCACGCCCTGCACGCCTGGCGGCTGACGGGGATGTACGACGGGGGCGTCACCTCGCGGGCGCAGGTGCAGGAGCTGGCCGAGCGGGCGGCCGACGAGATCCGCCAGGCCCTGGGGGCCGCCGGCGTCGACGCGATGCAGGTGCGGGCCACGGTGGGGACCCGGCGCGGCTCGCCCGCGGAGGTCCTGGTCGAGGCCAGCGGCAGCTCCGACCTGCTGGTCCTGGGCCGCCACGACCCCCTGGTGCCGCTCGGCTCCCACCTCGGTCCGGTGGCCCGCGGGGTGCTGCACGAGGCCCGCTGCCCGGTGCTGCTCGTCGACCCGCACGACTCCACGCACCGTCGTGGCAGGCTCGGGACGTGA
- a CDS encoding bifunctional alpha/beta hydrolase/OsmC family protein: MTRSEKFTFPGSGGHDLAGRLDLPEQRPRALALFAHCFTCGKDVVAASRISRRLVERGFGVLRFDFTGLGGSDGEFANTDFTSNVEDLVAAASALEERHAAPSLLIGHSLGGAAVVAAAARIESVTAVATIGAPADPGHVARVFDDDDRARIRREGRAEVVLAGRRFTVGAGLLEDVETQRLEAALGGLERALLVMHAPGDQQVDIDNARRLYEWARHPKSFVTLDGADHLLTVPRDAEYVAGVLSVWAARYLPEPAPATAQDPEHPDEPDESAGSVLVEETHEGRLVQSVQAGRHTWRADEPLGVGDDTGPTPYDLLLSALGTCTSMTLRMYADRKRLALEHVAVRLSHRRNHPDDCAAVDGPDGPGGPCRVEAIHREITLVGDLDDAERERLLQIADRCPVHRTVTGDVHIVSVLAPRP, translated from the coding sequence GTGACCCGCTCCGAGAAGTTCACCTTCCCCGGCTCCGGCGGCCACGACCTGGCTGGGCGCCTCGACCTGCCCGAGCAGCGACCGCGCGCGCTGGCGCTCTTCGCCCACTGCTTCACCTGCGGCAAGGACGTGGTCGCGGCCTCGCGGATCAGCCGGCGGCTGGTCGAGCGGGGGTTCGGGGTGCTGCGCTTCGACTTCACCGGGCTCGGCGGCAGCGACGGCGAGTTCGCCAACACCGACTTCACCTCCAACGTCGAGGACCTCGTCGCGGCCGCGTCGGCGCTCGAGGAGCGCCACGCGGCGCCGTCGCTGCTGATCGGGCACAGCCTCGGCGGGGCCGCGGTGGTCGCGGCCGCGGCACGCATCGAGTCGGTCACCGCGGTGGCCACCATCGGCGCACCGGCCGACCCCGGGCACGTCGCCCGGGTCTTCGACGACGACGACCGGGCGCGCATCCGTCGAGAGGGCCGGGCCGAGGTGGTCCTGGCCGGGCGGCGCTTCACCGTCGGGGCCGGCCTGCTCGAGGACGTCGAGACCCAGCGGCTCGAGGCCGCGCTGGGCGGGCTGGAGCGGGCGCTGCTGGTGATGCACGCCCCCGGCGACCAGCAGGTCGACATCGACAACGCCCGTCGGCTCTACGAGTGGGCGCGCCACCCCAAGAGCTTCGTCACCCTCGACGGCGCCGACCACCTGCTCACCGTGCCTCGCGACGCCGAGTACGTCGCCGGCGTGCTCTCGGTCTGGGCGGCGCGCTACCTGCCCGAGCCGGCGCCAGCGACGGCCCAGGATCCCGAGCACCCCGACGAGCCCGACGAGAGCGCCGGCTCGGTCCTGGTCGAGGAGACCCACGAGGGGCGCCTGGTGCAGTCGGTGCAGGCGGGCCGGCACACCTGGCGGGCCGACGAGCCGCTGGGCGTGGGCGACGACACCGGGCCGACGCCCTACGACCTGCTGCTCTCGGCGCTGGGCACCTGCACCTCGATGACGCTGCGGATGTACGCCGACCGCAAGCGGCTCGCGCTCGAGCACGTCGCCGTGCGCCTGTCCCACCGGCGCAACCACCCCGACGACTGCGCCGCCGTCGACGGTCCTGATGGTCCCGGCGGCCCGTGCCGGGTGGAGGCGATCCACCGCGAGATCACCCTGGTCGGCGACCTCGACGACGCGGAGCGCGAGCGGCTGCTGCAGATCGCCGACCGGTGCCCGGTGCA